From Brassica oleracea var. oleracea cultivar TO1000 chromosome C3, BOL, whole genome shotgun sequence, a single genomic window includes:
- the LOC106335713 gene encoding ras-related protein RABH1b: MAPVSALAKYKLVFLGDQSVGKTSIITRFMYDKFDNTYQATIGIDFLSKTMYLEDRTVRLQLWDTAGQERFRSLIPSYIRDSSVAVIVYDVASRQSFLNTTKWIDEVRTERGSDVIVVLVGNKTDLVDKRQVSIEEAEAKARELNVMFIETSAKAGFNIKALFRKIAAALPGMETLSSTKQEDMVDVNLKSSNANASLAQQQSGGCSC; encoded by the exons ATGGCGCCGGTCTCGGCACTCGCCAAGTATAAGCTCGTGTTTCTGGGAGATCAATCCGTGGGGAAGACGAGTATCATCACTCGGTTCATGTACGACAAATTCGATAACACTTACCAG GCCACGATTGGTATTGATTTTCTGTCAAAGACAATGTACCTCGAAGATCGGACTGTTAGACTGCAGTTGTG GGATACGGCAGGGCAAGAGAGATTCAGGAGTCTTATTCCGAGCTATATTAGGGATTCTTCTGTTGCTGTTATTGTCTATGATGTTGCAA GCAGGCAATCTTTCCTAAACACTACTAAGTGGATCGATGAGGTTAGGACAGAGCGTGGTAGTGACGTCATTGTCGTTCTTGTGGGAAATAAAACCGACCTTGTCGACAAAAG GCAAGTGTCAATAGAGGAAGCAGAAGCCAAGGCTCGTGAGCTTAATGTAATGTTTATCGAAACCAGTGCCAAAGCAGGCTTCAACATAAAG GCGCTTTTCCGCAAGATCGCAGCAGCTTTGCCAGGAATGGAAACACTGTCTTCGACAAAGCAAGAGGATATGGTTGATGTCAATCTCAAGTCTTCCAACGCCAATGCATCTTTGGCTCAGCAGCAATCAGGAGGATGTTCTTGTTAA
- the LOC106335714 gene encoding acyl carrier protein 1, mitochondrial-like, which produces MALRTAVLRHLRVPVTGSNQSQIGFLGPIRAFSSHDDHLSKQEVVDRVLDVVKCFPKVDPAKVTPDVHFQKDLGLDSLDTVEIVMAIEEEFKLEIPDKEADKIDSCPLAIEYVFNHPMSS; this is translated from the exons ATGGCACTCAGAACTGCAGTCCTTCGTCACCTTAGGGTTCCGGTGACGGGATCGAACCAGTCTCAAATTGGGTTCCTTGGTCCGATCCGTGCTTTCTCGTCGCACGATGATCATCTCAGCAAGCAGGAAGTCGTCGACAGAGTTCTCGATGTTGTCAAATGCTTCCCTAAAGTCGATCCAGCTAAG GTGACTCCTGATGTTCATTTTCAAAAGGATCTGGGGTTAGATAGTTTGGACACTGTGGAGATAGTGATGGCTATTGAAGAGGAGTTCAAGCTTGAGATCCCAGACAAAGAAGCTGACAAGATCGACTCTTGCCCTCTTGCCATTGAATACGTTTTCAACCATCCAATGTCTAGCTAA